The Actinomyces sp. oral taxon 414 genome has a segment encoding these proteins:
- a CDS encoding IS630 family transposase, giving the protein MIAVMEAVVVEEHEWSALQVHKAESPYKLMRRKSEAILMLSEGIGVDVVARLVERATRTVMEWARDWRRDRLSSICTGHVGNNNASKISQEQEKEILKALSRPPSEQGIAAEFWNIHDLAGWMHERFGIEYASESSYRSLLHMAGLSFHLPEEVDQRRADETQVEARMAKIHAKIAKIKGKKQDGQDGQEEDEGQRGSEKNECENEKTDDAEKGDAEKGDEDVIVVSADEVRIEHEAITRRAWCKKGARTRIRVDRKRQSQSYIGFLHEADGSVDLMRLDWQNTSNIVKALTDLTLKYPDKTIVVVWDNAGWHKSKKLREHLGKGNILERIHLINLPPYSPNKNPIERVWGEGKKSISNRQRAHFEDTRNAFETFIRSNKFPYRLTK; this is encoded by the coding sequence ATGATTGCGGTTATGGAAGCGGTAGTGGTCGAGGAGCATGAGTGGTCGGCTCTTCAAGTGCACAAGGCGGAATCCCCGTATAAGCTGATGAGGCGCAAGTCGGAGGCGATTCTCATGCTGTCGGAGGGAATTGGCGTCGATGTCGTGGCGCGGCTGGTGGAGCGCGCCACCAGGACGGTCATGGAGTGGGCGAGGGATTGGAGGAGGGATCGGTTGTCGTCCATTTGCACCGGGCATGTCGGCAACAACAACGCCTCCAAGATCTCCCAGGAACAGGAGAAGGAGATCCTGAAGGCGCTGTCGCGCCCCCCGTCGGAGCAGGGCATTGCGGCGGAGTTCTGGAATATTCACGATCTGGCGGGCTGGATGCACGAGCGCTTCGGCATCGAGTACGCCTCCGAATCCTCCTACCGTTCTTTGCTCCACATGGCGGGGTTGTCCTTCCACCTGCCCGAGGAGGTGGACCAGCGCCGCGCCGACGAGACCCAGGTCGAGGCCCGCATGGCGAAGATCCACGCCAAGATCGCCAAGATCAAGGGGAAGAAGCAGGACGGGCAGGACGGGCAGGAGGAGGACGAGGGGCAGCGGGGGAGTGAGAAGAATGAGTGCGAGAACGAGAAGACGGACGATGCGGAGAAGGGAGATGCGGAGAAGGGGGATGAGGATGTCATCGTGGTGTCCGCGGACGAGGTGAGGATCGAGCACGAGGCCATTACTCGCAGGGCCTGGTGCAAGAAGGGCGCCAGGACCAGGATCAGGGTCGATCGGAAACGGCAGTCCCAGAGCTATATCGGATTCCTCCACGAGGCGGACGGGAGCGTGGACCTCATGCGACTGGACTGGCAGAACACCTCCAACATCGTGAAGGCCCTGACCGATCTTACCCTGAAGTACCCGGACAAGACGATCGTCGTGGTGTGGGACAACGCCGGATGGCACAAGTCGAAGAAACTGAGGGAGCACCTGGGGAAGGGCAACATCCTGGAGAGGATCCATCTCATCAACCTGCCGCCCTACAGCCCCAATAAGAACCCCATCGAACGCGTCTGGGGAGAAGGCAAGAAATCCATCAGCAACCGACAGCGCGCCCACTTCGAGGACACCCGCAACGCATTCGAGACCTTCATCAGGAGCAACAAATTCCCATACCGCCTCACAAAATGA